ACCCCATGATGAGGCCGCACGTGGGAATGCGCCCCCCGTTCTCGCCGAACGGACACTCCGGCGCGCCGTACCTGGGGGAGATGGGCGATGCCCCGGCCGCTAACGTGACACCCACTCATCTGGACCCGTTCGCGGGCCGCAGCGACGCAATCTGCCCGGCGAAACAGGCTAACGGAGCGCCGACCATACTGCGCCGCTTTAACGTGGTCGCGGTTGAACACCCGGTGAAGGTATCACCCACCATCACCGACCCGGCCGGCATGATCTTCGTCCTGGCTCACGACAAGAAGGCCGTGCTCGAAGGTACCAAGCCCTTCGAGCCTCTGGCGCTGCGGACCAACGTCGGGGAGTGCGACGCGGTCACGCTGACCAGCGAGCTGACCGATGCAAACGCCGCCGATCATTTCTCCCAGGTCAATATTCACATCCACCATGTGCAGTTCGACACCCAGGCCTCGGATGGCGTCATCTCGGGCATGTCGTACGAGCAGGCCGTCCGTCCCTACAAGGTGGAGGACCCGCAGCTGACCGCCGCCGCCGCAGCCGGCGACACCGTGCTGCACCTGTCCAACGTCGCTAAATTCCAGGTCGGTGTGAGCATCGGCGTGGGATTGGGCACTGAGGGCCCTGCGGCTACCGGTACCGCTAATGCCGGCCAGTCCGGTCGTGGTCCGGAGATTCGCGTACTCACCGCCGTCAATGTGGCGGCGCGGACGGTGACCCTGGCCGCACCGCTTCAGCAGAAGCACCCGATCGGGCAGTGGGCCGGCACCGAGTTCGTGCAGTACCGCTGGTACCCGGATGTGAACCTTGACAACATCTTCTTCCACGACCATGTTGACGGCATCCACACCTGGGCCCACGGGCTGGTCGGCCAGCTCATCACCGAGCCCAAGGGCTCGACCTATCACGATCCGCGAACCGGAGCGCTCGCTGACTCGGGCACGATCGTCGACGTTCACACGAACAACCCTGTAGCCGCCGCCGCCGGAGTGCGCGGAAGCTTCCGCGAGATGGCGCTGTGGACCATGGACAAAGGCATCGGGAAGGAAAACGACTCGATGCTCAATCTGCGGGCCAACCCGCTGGCGGACAGGGTGGGACCCCCGTCGCTGGCGTTCAGCTCCTTCGCGCACGGTGATCCCTTGACCCCCTTGCCCAGGGCATACGCCGGTGACCCCTTCGTGATCCGGGCCATCAGTGTCGCGCCGACGGTGGACACGCTGCACGTGGACGGCCACACCTTTGGCTATGAGAACCGCTACGTGGACAGTGCCGGGAACACCGAGGGCAGCGCAACGGACACTCTGCACTACGGGATCTCGGAGAAGTATTCACTGATCCTCAAGGGAGGGGCTGGAGGCACGAACCACCTGCCAGGGGACTACCTGTACTTTAACGGCATCGACCGGCGGATCACGGATGGCGCCTGGGGCATCATCCGGGTACTCAAGGGCCGCGTCACCGCCGATCCCACCGACGCGAACTACCTGCAACCGCTCCCCGGCTCAACCCCGCCGAACGCACCCGCCTTGCCGGTTAAGACAGGCGGCGCCCCACCCGAACCGGTGAACACCGGCTCACCCTGCCCATCGCCGGCCAAACCCCACAACGTCAGTCTCACCGCCGTGAGGGTCCGCAACGTGGACAACTCCGTCCGGTTCGCCTACGTGCCTACCAGCCAGGCCAAGGCCGTGACCGCCGGCACTGCCCAGCCGGAGCCATTGGTGCTGCACTTGCTGCAAGGCGAGTGCGTGAGGGTCTCGGTCACTAACCAAACGGGGCAGAGCCGGGTGTCGTTCCACCTTGCCGGGATTGCCACCGACACCGCCTCCAGCGGAGCTGATGTGGGCTGGAACCCCGAGACCAGTATCGCCAACGGCCGCACCCGCATTTACACCTACTACGTCGACAACCCGAAGGTGGCTGGCGGCAGCATTGCCGATCTGGGCGGAGGGCTGGACAAGGAAGGACTCTACGGTGCCTACACCGTTGCGGCCGCCGGATCCACGATCACCAATCCGGCCACAGGCGCGATAACCGACGTCGGTGCTTCCGTCGACGTGCATCCCAGCGGCCAGCCCGCTTACCGTGACTTCACTCTGGTACTGGCTGACGACGAAAAACAAATCGGTGCCAGCTTCATGCCGTACCCCGTCAGCGTCGACAAGGCGGGCTCCGTGAGAGTCAACTATCAGCAGTCTCCTCGCGATGACAGACGCTCAGATGCCTTTAGCTCAGCGGCATTCGGTGATCCGACCACACCCGTTCTGAGCGCCTACGCAGGCGATCCGATGGTTGTCCACGTCCTCGTCGCACCCGGGAGCGAACAGATGCACGCCTTTAACCTGGGCGGTGTGTCCTTCTCGCTGGATCCGAATATCGCAAACGCCGATTCTGCCGAAACCCGCGGCGTCGGACCGTGGGAGATGCTCACTGCCAATATCTCAGGGGGCGCCGGAGGAGCGGCACATGCGCCAGGCGATTACTTCTACGGGGACATGCGGCGGGTATTTACCCAGGCCGGCATGTGGGGCCTCCAGCGGATTCTGCCCGTGCCAGCCACCTGCCCGGTATCCGGGGAGGGCATCCAATGCCTGGAAGGACTCACAGCGGGCAGCGGCGGCACCTCAACGCTGCCGGCCGCCCTCGCTGTCGGCGGTGTCAACCCGGCACGTGTGCCAAGCGGGATTTCGGCGCCAACGGCACGACTGTTGCTGATGGTGACCTGTGGGCAACCCCCGGCTCCGGCTTCGCGGCCCGTTGGTGCTCCGCAGAGTCGGGCCGTCCTGCCCTGTGGTGGAGGGCTGCTTCCCGGACAGCCTCTGGTAAGCCGGCCCATAGGAACTCCCGGGTCCCACCACGCCCAACAGAGACTTCGAGAAAGGGGACTCCCGCGCCGCGTCGTTTGACGCGGTCAGTGGGCCGGCGGCCGGTGGGGCACGCCGTCAACCACAATATCCTGCGGCAAAACCACCGGAATAAATACCGACGCAGTGGAGCCACGGCCCCGTCGGATGAGCCTGCCGGGACACCGTACTTCGGACGGCGCGGCGCCCCAGGCGCCCCACGTAGACTGGCAGGATGCGGCTGGTAGCGAGTGATATTGACGGAACAATTCTTGGGCACGACGGAAAAATCAGTGACCGCACCATCCGCGCCTTCCACGCCTGCCGTGAGGCCGGCGTCGAACTTGTTTTTGTCACCGGGCGGCCGCCGCGATGGCTGCACCCGCTCCAGGACCAGCTGGGCCACACCGGAACCGTGATCTGCTCCAACGGCGCCGTGGTGTGGGATCTCGAGGCGGACACCCTGGTCTCCGCCAGGGCGCTCGGCATGGATGACGTGCTGGAAATCCGCAGGATCGTCAAGAACCTGCGGCCGTCCGCCCTGTTTGCCGCCGAAACCCTCACCGGATTCCACCTGGAACCGGGCTTCATCGAGAATGAGTCCAGCGAGCTCCTGACCGAATTCACACCGGCGCCGCTCACTGACACGCTGACAGCGGAGGATTCCGTGGTGAAGTTTCTGGCAGTGGTCCGGGAGGGAACGGCCGATCAGTTCCTCGCAGAGGTGACTCCCGCCGTCGCGCATCTTGCCGCCGCCACACACTCGGCGCCCACGGTGGCGCTCCTGGAACTGTCCCTGCCGGGCGTCAACAAGGCCGTGGCGCTGGCCGAATACGCCACGTCGCTGGGGATCAAAGCCGCGGATGTGGTGGCCTTCGGCGACATGCCCAACGACATCGAGATGCTCCGCTGGGCCGGCGACGGTTACGCCATGGCCAGCGGCCACCCGGAGGCCATCCGTGCCGCCGGCCAGCAGGCTCCGCATTTTGACGACGACGGCGTGGCCCAGATTCTCGAGGCCAAGCTCGCCGCGCTCGGGTTGAGACTTCCCTAGGCCCGCGTTCCGTATTTGCCATCCGATTCCCAGCTGACATCCAACTCTCGTTCATCTTGGCTGACTAGGCTCAGACCAAGACAACGGTTGGCGGCACGATGGGGGAGTCATGGCCAGGTATGCGAATGAAAGTCAGGCCGAGCAGCCGCTGCGCCGGGTAGAGCCGGACGCCCACTGGAAAAACCTGCGGGAAGGCGACCGCGTCCGGGTCCGCCTGACGCCCGGGTACGAAACAGCAGGACTGGTGGATGCCGTCACCTGGGACCACACCGCCGTCTGGGTGGATCTCGACGGCGGCCGCGGCCGCACGCTGCTGCACTGCAGCGACGGCGTGGAAATCCTCCCGCAGCCCTGGGACTAGATCCGGCCAGGCAGGCGCCTACCGGCGGGCAGGCTCCGGCTGCCGGTCGGGACCCCTGCGGCAACCACCAGATCCTGCCAGGACATCCCATTGCCCTTGAAAACGTTCGGACGGTCCTCGGCGCGGGCAGCACGCCCCAGGAGCACTTCCCGGATGGGGGTCAGCTGCTCTGCGTTGAGGGTGCCGTCGGCGATTCCCATGGTGACGTCGCCGGCTTCGGCGAGTGCCGACGTCGTGCATTCAACAAAGACCGCCGATCTGCCCATCAGGGCTGAATCCAGCTCACGCCGGTCCGTTTCGTGCGATCCGATGGCGAGCACGCAGGCCCCGTCCGCCACCAGTGAACCGTCGAACAATGGCGCTCCGGCAGTGGTGCAGCAGACGATGATGTCCGCCCGGCAACATCTGTGGCCGTGCCGGGCCGACGGCCCCCGTAATGTCATCGGAGCTGAAGTGCCGGGGCTGTGCCGCCATCCTGGCTCCCGTCTGCGGGCGTGGCCTTGCCCCGTGGTTGGTACGCTTCAAAAGTGACTGAGTCTCTACCGTACTTCGGCCCGGCCGGTGGTTCACGTGCTGATGGTTCACGTGCCGGGGCCGTGCCCCCGGTAGCGATGGCCCACCGCGGTTTCTCGCGTGACGGGCTGGAGAACTCGATGGCCGCGTTCCGCGCCGCCGTCGGACTTGGCTACCGCTACCTGGAAACGGACGTCCACACCACCTCCGACGGCGTGCTCCTGCTCTTCCACGACGAAACCCTGGACCGGGTCACTGACGGGCGTGGCCGGATCTCCGAACTCACGGCTGCCGAGGTGGCGAAGGCGCGGATCGGCGGGCGTGAGGCCGTGCCCCTGTTTGATGAGCTGGTTCTTGCCTTCCCGGAGGCCCGCCTCAACCTGGACGTCAAGGACTGGGACTCCGTGCACAGCCTTTCTGCCGCGATCGAAAGCCACGGCGTTCATGACCGCGTGCTGGTGGCCAGCTTTTCAGACCGCCGACGCCGGGCGGTGCTGAAACTGCTCAGCCGCCGGACGGCGTCGTCCGCGGGGATGGTATCCAATGCCTTGTTTGTGGCGCTGGGTCCCTTGCTGCCGGTCGCGTGGCTGGGACGCGTACTCCGCAGCGTTTTGCGCGACGTCGACGCCTTGCAGGTGCCCGTCCGCTACGGCCTTGTCCGGGTGGTGACGCCGGGCTTTGTCCGGCGCGCGCACGCCCTGGGCCTGTTTGTGCACGTCTGGACCATCAATGAGCCAGCCGAAATGCACCGGCTGCTGGATCTGGGCGTGGACGGCATTTTCACGGACCGCGCCGACCTGCTGAAGAAAGTGCTGCAGGACCGCGGGGAGTGGAGCTGACTCCCGGCCCCCTTTGAGTTTTTGTCCAGTTGCAGCTTTCAATCGCGCTTTGGAGGGCGATATCTGGACTGATGTTCCCGGACCAAGTGTCATGTTGACGCCGGGCAAGCGCATTCCCAACTCTTACTGGCAGGATGGACCCATGCGTATTCTCATCGCCCCGGACAAGTTCAAGGGATCACTCACCGCCGCCGAAGCGGCGTCCGCCATCGCCGAAGGCGCGCTTCGGGTGTACCCGGACGCCGTAGCCACCCAGTTCCCTGTGGCGGACGGTGGCGAAGGGACCCTTGAGGCCGCGGTGTCGGCCGGCTACGAGGAGCGGCTCAACGCCGTCGTGGGTCCGATTCTCGCGCCGATCGGAGCTGCGTGGGCCATTCGCAAGGATGCTTTCGGCGGGGCGACAGCCGTGATCGAAACGGCCCAGGCCTCCGGTCTGGAACACATGGAGCCGACGCCCGCCAACGCCTTGCGCGCGCACAGTTACGGTTGCGGGCAGCTGATCGCAGCGGCCCTCGACGCCGGCGCCAATGAGATTGTGCTGGGGCTGGGCGGCTCGGCAATGTCCGACGGCGGCAGCGGCGCACTGCGTGCGCTGGGCCTCAAGCCCCTGGACTCGGCGGGAAATGTGGTGCCGCTGGGCGGGGGGTCGCTGGCAGATGTGGCGCGGGTGGATATGTCCGGCCTGGACCCGCGCCTCACCGCGGCGACGTTCCGGATTGCCGTGGACGTGCAGAATCCGCTCTTCGGCGCGGAGGGCGCCGCCCACGTTTTCGGCCCGCAGAAGGGCGCCGACGAGGATGCCGTTGAAATGCTCGACGCCGGTCTCCGCAACTGGGCGTCCGTCCTCCGCGAGGCGACCGGCCGGGACGTCAACGTACCGGGAGCCGGGGCAGCAGGCGGGTTCCCGGCGTCGTTCCTGGCGTTCACCCAGGCACGGCTGGAAGGCGGTTTCGCGCTGGTGGCGGGGCTCACGGGGCTGGCCGAACAGCTCGCGGACGCCGATCTGGTGATCACCGGCGAAGGGTCCATGGACTCGCAGTCGCTCACCGGCAAGGCACCCATCGCGCTCGCGGACGCGGCGCACGAACGAGGGATTCCGGTGATCGTGGTGGCTGGCCGGATTCTGGTGACGCCGGAAGAGCTCGCCGGGCACGGCGTGGTGGCCGCTGCCCAACTGCTGGATATCGCCGCAAGTCCGGAAGACGCCGTCGCGAATGCCGCCAAGTACCTCGCGTGGGCCACGAGCCAGGTGCTGGAAGGCGCCTGAGCCGTCCTCTGCGGAACCTTTGTGGAAACTCGCCGACCGGGGAGCTACGCGCCCGTCTCATAGTGCGGCTCGGCCACGGGCTTGGACTCGGGTGAGCCCTTTTCGCGGAGGTAAACGGAAGCGCCGACCAGCACGGCGACGGCCAGGAATTCACTCTGCCAGTTCTGGAAGGACTCGAACCAGAAGCGGCTGGTTGCCAGATACCCCAGGAACGTGACGGTTGGCTGGTCGTGGCTCTGCTGTAGTTATTGGCGCCGGTCAGGATCATCCCGCCGTAAAAGACCACGAACAATGCAATGTTTGCCAGCAGCAGCCCGTGTTCCTTGGCCCACTTGCCCATGATTCCTCCTGCGTTGGTCTGAAACCCGCCTGCTACTTGCCCGCCGCGCGCCTGTTGAGAAGCAGCGGGACGTAGACCAGCAGAACCAGCAGAACGGCAAGCAGCACGCCGCCGGCAGTGAGTCCTGCAACACGCCCGGCGGTGACATCGAAGACCAGCGCGGCGGTGCCCACGCTCAGGATGGCGACGCCGCCCAGGGCTATTTTGGTGATGCTGTCCGCGCTGGACACCAGGGTTTCCTTGAGGCGTTGACGGAAGAGGCGCCGGTGGACACTGACGGGCAGGAGGATAAATGCCGTGGTGAGGGTGGCCGCCACCACGTTGGCAAGATACAGGCCGATCTGGAAGTCATCGAGGGTTTCGAACCGCTGCTGGAAAGGCAACGTCAGCAGGAATCCGGCCAGAATCTGGACGCCGGTCTGGAGAACCCTGAGCTCTTGAAGCAGCTCGCCCCAGTTCCGGTCGAGCTGCTCTTCCCGTGTCTCGTTCCTTCCGCTTGCGCTGCCGGGTTGATACTCGGGATCTGACATTCACTCGCCTCCTTGCTCGCAGCCCTCGGGACTCGCACGGTTGCTCCAAATCTAGGCGCAAGCACAGGCAACTTCAACGCTTTATAAGTTTACTGACTAATTTGGTCCCAACAGTGGATGTGCCACGCCGGTCTCGGTTAGTTTCGAAGAGCCCGATGCGCACCGGGCCCTTAGGAAATCCGCACTGAGCAGGTGGAGTGTGAGTGGCTCAGCCAGGCAGCCCCCGGGCTCATCCATCCCGATCCACGCACAACTGATCCCGTCACAACAGGAGGAAACATGAGCGACAACCAGCACACGGCCCCTGAAGAGGAAACCGGCGGTACGGCACACCCACCGCGGAGCAGGAAAGCGGCGGACCGGACACCAAGCAGTTCGCCCAGCCGCGGGAAGAAGAGGGCTTCGACGCTGCAGGCCTGAACCAGGACAGCCCCGACGGCGAGACCTACCAGACCGGTACACCCAGCCTGGGTCACCTCAGTGCCGAGGATCAGGACAGCGCGGGCGAGCCCGGAGCCGGGCGATTCGGCGGCACCGACGACCAGCTGCATGCCGAGACTGACAGCACCGACCCGGGATTCGAGCCGGCGGGCGGGGCCGGTGCGGAATTGCCCTCGGCAGAGGCCGAGATCGACGCCTCCAACGCGGATGGACAGGGCTCCGCGCCGTTCTCCTCGGAATCCGGCGAGGACGCCGCAGGGCTCCCGGACGGCAGCGGCACGAATCCTCCAGCCGAGAAGGCCCCGAACGACCGGGATGAGAACAAGGAAACCTTCGACGCCGGCTGAACGGAACCGTTGAGACGGCACCCGGTGCCTTTGCCGCGACGAGGTGCCTCGCCCCCGATTCCATGGCAAACAGGGCAGGAAGACGCCGGTCGTCGCAGCCGACTCCCTGCCGCCCCTACCCGCGGCGCCAGCACCGGCTCTACCCGATCTGACCTACCCGCACGCCCAACAGGCACTCATGGTCTATTTTGGCGACGGACCGCTAGCGCTTTTTCTGTGCCCGCTTTGCCGCGGCGTTTGCCGCGGCGTTTACCGCAGCCTTGACCGCCGGCGGGAGCCCGGCCTGTTCCGTTTCCGGTTCGGCCACACTGCCGCGCGCCTTTGCGATGGCCTTCATGCCGTGGTAGATCACCAAGGCTGCGGCGGAGCCCAGGGCAATGCCGGTGAACTTGAGGTCGCCGACGGTCCAGGTGTAGTCGGCAATGCCAATAATGAGCGCGACGGCGGCGGTGGTCAGGTTCACCGGGTTGGAGAAGTTGACCTTGTTCTGGACCCAGATCTTCACACCCAGGATGCCGATCATGCCGTACAGCAAAGTGGCCGCGCCACCCAGCACGCCGGCCGGAACCGTGGCGATCAGTTCGCCGAATTTCGGTGAGAAGCTCAGCACAATGGCGAAGATGCCCGCCACCCAGTAGGCCGCCGTCGAATACACTTTGGTGGCGGCCATGACGCCAATGTTTTCCGCGTAGGTGGTGGTTCCGGAACCACCGCCGAAGCCAGCAAGCACGGTGGCGGCGCCGTCGGCCATCAGCGCGCGGCCGGAGACGCCGTCGAGGTTCTGGCCGGTCATGGCGGACACGGACTTCACGTGCCCGATGTTCTCGGCCACCAGCACCAGCACCACGGGGACAAAGAGGCCAACGACGCCGAGGTGGAACTCGGGTGTCTGGAAATGCGGCAGGCCGATCCACGCGGCGGCGTCCATCTTGGCGTAGTCCACTTCGCCGCGGATCATGGCCACGAGGTACCCCGCCACCACGCCTGCCAGGATGCTGAGGCGGCCGATGATGCCGCGGAACAGTACGCTCACCAGAATGATGGTCGCCAGGGTGATGACCGCAGTGACGGGCGCGGCATCGAAGTTGTTTTTTGCGGCCGGCGCAAGGTTCAGGCCGATCAGCGCCACGATGGCGCCCGTGACGATTGGCGGCATCAGCCGGTTGATCCATCCCGCGCCGAACTTCTGCACGACGGCGCCGACTGCCGCGAGCCCGACGCCGGCAAGCACCACTCCGCCCAGCGCCCCGGCCACGCCGAACTGCTGTTGGGACGCCATGATGGGCGCGATGAACGCGAAGCTGGAGCCGAGGTAGCTGGGAACCCTGCCCTGGGTGATCACCAGGAAGAGGATGGTGCCGATGCCGGAGAAGAACAGGGTGGTGGCCGGTGGCATGCCCGTAATGATGGGCACCAGGAACGTGGCGCCGAACATGGCCACAACGTGCTGCATGCCCACGCCGATGGTCAGGGGCCAGGCAAGGCGCTCATCCGGAGCAACCACCTGTCCGGGACGGATCGATTTGCCGTTGCCGTGCAGCTTCCATTTGGTACCGAGCATGCTCATTGCCGGGGCCTTTCAAAGGGGTAGCCGCGAGGGCCGGGATCTTCCGGTGCAACAATACCGCGCTGCCCGTGCGGGCCGGGAGCAGAGGGGGCGGTGCAACGCGCTGTGCCGAACGTCACGCCCCGTCACGGGAAGAGGACACCGTCGCTTGAAGTTGCAACTATGGAAAGCAGAACTGCCGGCCACCACCAGGTGCGCGGGCCAAACGAAAGGGATGCGAATGACCGTCGCCCATGAAGAAGCAGTGATCGATTCAGCCGCCGTGGATGCAATCTTTGCCGAAGCGCGCACCGCCAACGCCTTCACCGGCGAGGTGACCGAGCAGCAGGCCCGCGCCATCTACGAACTCACCAAGTTCGGCCCCACGGCCTTCAACTCGCAGCCGCTCCGCGTGACGTACGTCCGCTCGGACGAAGCCCGGGCCACGCTTGTGGGCACCCTGTCCGCCGGAAACCGGGCCAAGACGGCTTCCGCGCCGCTGGT
This genomic interval from Micrococcaceae bacterium Sec5.7 contains the following:
- a CDS encoding glycerate kinase: MRILIAPDKFKGSLTAAEAASAIAEGALRVYPDAVATQFPVADGGEGTLEAAVSAGYEERLNAVVGPILAPIGAAWAIRKDAFGGATAVIETAQASGLEHMEPTPANALRAHSYGCGQLIAAALDAGANEIVLGLGGSAMSDGGSGALRALGLKPLDSAGNVVPLGGGSLADVARVDMSGLDPRLTAATFRIAVDVQNPLFGAEGAAHVFGPQKGADEDAVEMLDAGLRNWASVLREATGRDVNVPGAGAAGGFPASFLAFTQARLEGGFALVAGLTGLAEQLADADLVITGEGSMDSQSLTGKAPIALADAAHERGIPVIVVAGRILVTPEELAGHGVVAAAQLLDIAASPEDAVANAAKYLAWATSQVLEGA
- a CDS encoding solute carrier family 23 protein; the protein is MSMLGTKWKLHGNGKSIRPGQVVAPDERLAWPLTIGVGMQHVVAMFGATFLVPIITGMPPATTLFFSGIGTILFLVITQGRVPSYLGSSFAFIAPIMASQQQFGVAGALGGVVLAGVGLAAVGAVVQKFGAGWINRLMPPIVTGAIVALIGLNLAPAAKNNFDAAPVTAVITLATIILVSVLFRGIIGRLSILAGVVAGYLVAMIRGEVDYAKMDAAAWIGLPHFQTPEFHLGVVGLFVPVVLVLVAENIGHVKSVSAMTGQNLDGVSGRALMADGAATVLAGFGGGSGTTTYAENIGVMAATKVYSTAAYWVAGIFAIVLSFSPKFGELIATVPAGVLGGAATLLYGMIGILGVKIWVQNKVNFSNPVNLTTAAVALIIGIADYTWTVGDLKFTGIALGSAAALVIYHGMKAIAKARGSVAEPETEQAGLPPAVKAAVNAAANAAAKRAQKKR
- a CDS encoding HAD family hydrolase; translated protein: MRLVASDIDGTILGHDGKISDRTIRAFHACREAGVELVFVTGRPPRWLHPLQDQLGHTGTVICSNGAVVWDLEADTLVSARALGMDDVLEIRRIVKNLRPSALFAAETLTGFHLEPGFIENESSELLTEFTPAPLTDTLTAEDSVVKFLAVVREGTADQFLAEVTPAVAHLAAATHSAPTVALLELSLPGVNKAVALAEYATSLGIKAADVVAFGDMPNDIEMLRWAGDGYAMASGHPEAIRAAGQQAPHFDDDGVAQILEAKLAALGLRLP
- a CDS encoding multicopper oxidase domain-containing protein, with protein sequence MPAIRSASSFRRPLAGDLVLAVLMGSAGAGWLAWLQMAGGGGPYDQASLLETAVAVTAFSLPLVLFAVPLTLRALRHAETPFSTSAFSTIAGGLLCAPVAAGAMSAGNQLRLVLFDQEPPGLPVATMVGDALSLLVVLLPVSGLAVAARHLLDSRQPRPRAGISSSARTALAMGLALTTGLGTTFLTAIPAAAVASAHVTAATGVCPGAAPQRSYDVQSINVNIPINRFGDHDPKGRMYVLTSRLAAVRAEEASQKVSIGLRDDAIQPLVIRANEGDCLSIKFTNNADGGDFGVHVDGLAFDAASSGDAIGRNAASSVAKGASRTYTFYVPNDKTLEGAHYLHPGPGFRDQINHGLFGSVVVEPPGSVYLDPNAVDEEHSAPLESGWEAIIRPAGAPEFRENVQLYHEIGNEDETDAVLQANGVPVPFTDPHTSSYRPDTRAINYRSEGFFDRLNVAPLQEAHAYASYTFGDPSTPMPRGYRADPTKFRILHAGSEMFHVFHMHGGGIRWRFNPVADTTYNYADTGLNKHPLEASDSERLDSQAFGPGESYNLEIEGGAGGVQQGAGDFLFHCHIAEHYVSGMWSFWRVYDTRQSDFAPLADRAAAGKAPSFPVDSSRLIGRTYNGQTVTAGNLASWIRPQLPPPGVRRNSMDGAVWNWSTNPAKPTQYLGEPEDTRAYADYYNNPNQPGHPTALPDDTFVGNRPVLLFNPDNGRPAYPMMRPHVGMRPPFSPNGHSGAPYLGEMGDAPAANVTPTHLDPFAGRSDAICPAKQANGAPTILRRFNVVAVEHPVKVSPTITDPAGMIFVLAHDKKAVLEGTKPFEPLALRTNVGECDAVTLTSELTDANAADHFSQVNIHIHHVQFDTQASDGVISGMSYEQAVRPYKVEDPQLTAAAAAGDTVLHLSNVAKFQVGVSIGVGLGTEGPAATGTANAGQSGRGPEIRVLTAVNVAARTVTLAAPLQQKHPIGQWAGTEFVQYRWYPDVNLDNIFFHDHVDGIHTWAHGLVGQLITEPKGSTYHDPRTGALADSGTIVDVHTNNPVAAAAGVRGSFREMALWTMDKGIGKENDSMLNLRANPLADRVGPPSLAFSSFAHGDPLTPLPRAYAGDPFVIRAISVAPTVDTLHVDGHTFGYENRYVDSAGNTEGSATDTLHYGISEKYSLILKGGAGGTNHLPGDYLYFNGIDRRITDGAWGIIRVLKGRVTADPTDANYLQPLPGSTPPNAPALPVKTGGAPPEPVNTGSPCPSPAKPHNVSLTAVRVRNVDNSVRFAYVPTSQAKAVTAGTAQPEPLVLHLLQGECVRVSVTNQTGQSRVSFHLAGIATDTASSGADVGWNPETSIANGRTRIYTYYVDNPKVAGGSIADLGGGLDKEGLYGAYTVAAAGSTITNPATGAITDVGASVDVHPSGQPAYRDFTLVLADDEKQIGASFMPYPVSVDKAGSVRVNYQQSPRDDRRSDAFSSAAFGDPTTPVLSAYAGDPMVVHVLVAPGSEQMHAFNLGGVSFSLDPNIANADSAETRGVGPWEMLTANISGGAGGAAHAPGDYFYGDMRRVFTQAGMWGLQRILPVPATCPVSGEGIQCLEGLTAGSGGTSTLPAALAVGGVNPARVPSGISAPTARLLLMVTCGQPPAPASRPVGAPQSRAVLPCGGGLLPGQPLVSRPIGTPGSHHAQQRLRERGLPRRVV
- a CDS encoding DUF6328 family protein, whose product is MSDPEYQPGSASGRNETREEQLDRNWGELLQELRVLQTGVQILAGFLLTLPFQQRFETLDDFQIGLYLANVVAATLTTAFILLPVSVHRRLFRQRLKETLVSSADSITKIALGGVAILSVGTAALVFDVTAGRVAGLTAGGVLLAVLLVLLVYVPLLLNRRAAGK
- a CDS encoding DUF6766 family protein, which translates into the protein MGYLATSRFWFESFQNWQSEFLAVAVLVGASVYLREKGSPESKPVAEPHYETGA
- a CDS encoding glycerophosphodiester phosphodiesterase yields the protein MAHRGFSRDGLENSMAAFRAAVGLGYRYLETDVHTTSDGVLLLFHDETLDRVTDGRGRISELTAAEVAKARIGGREAVPLFDELVLAFPEARLNLDVKDWDSVHSLSAAIESHGVHDRVLVASFSDRRRRAVLKLLSRRTASSAGMVSNALFVALGPLLPVAWLGRVLRSVLRDVDALQVPVRYGLVRVVTPGFVRRAHALGLFVHVWTINEPAEMHRLLDLGVDGIFTDRADLLKKVLQDRGEWS